In Montipora capricornis isolate CH-2021 chromosome 4, ASM3666992v2, whole genome shotgun sequence, the DNA window ATCGGGTAGAGTTATGGAACTAAACAGGCTACCTGATGTTGTCAATCCTTTGAGTGTGTCCATCCACCCTAACGGTAAAAAGAGGTTAATTCTTGATCTCTGTTACATCAGCAAACGCGTTAGCGTGAGCCaactaggggggtccgggggcatgctccaccgggaaaaattgaaattaaagtCTTCTGAAATGGCTAGAAATGGATCTAAAACTGCCAAAAGtgaagttaatttttaattcttaTAAAACAGCGAGTAACAGACTGGCCTTCAGATTTGACCAAATTTAAATGAATAGACTAACTTCTATGGTAAACCCAACAGACGCAACGGATGAGTGTCACCCGGACAATTTGAAGTCCGATTATGCCTCATCGGGCCGTGTCTGTACGAGAAAACCCTCGAAAAACTAAATTGGATCGAAATAGACAAATCCGaataaaataatgtaatgtactTTTTCTGTAAAAGACAGACCTGGTTTActattaaaagtaaaaataaatagtAATCTATTCCATAACACTCTATTCATGCTCAGCTGAAATAAGGTATGGGAAATAATATTGCTCAGCGGTCTAAGCCAAGCTGGGACAGCTTGGCTTAGGGTAGCAGTATTTTGACCCACGCTAATTGGtttgggtgggtgggtgggtcgatCCTTCTTTCACTGCTCCGCTGGCTGATACTAAGCACGAAAGGAGTGTTATCCCGCTTGAAATCAGTACTTATAGTCTCATAGCACCCTGGTGCACACGCCTGCATGCACTGGATCGCCAGGGATGTGTTAATTTCATGTATTTCAGTTTCGCATATAATTATGAGTGTCATGAATAGTAATCTATTCCATAACACTCTATTCATGTTCAGCTGAAATAAGGTATGGGAAATAATATTGCTCAGCGCCTCCCAAGCCATACTGTTCATCTTTAATTTCACAAGCCATGACAAGCTCTATAGTCCACTTCTTACTTTCAACAAACATCAATTCCATCAATAAATCCCCCCAAACCTCACAATTCCCAAACCTACCCAAAACTATAAAGAAAAGATAATATATGTGCAGGTTACAAAGTGAGTATAATCTTTCTTATCCGTCTGATAGCGGTCTCTTAGGTGAATTAACTGCTGGGAACGCACAAATGAAGCGCTTCAGTTCATTTAGATCTGTCCACTTATTGTTAACACTCATTACTTCGCTAGAAGCCAATCGAGCAGAGGCCCCAGAAGGATTTAGCACTTTCTCTAGTTGTAGGTAATGCAAAGCAGTGTGCCTACGATTCCAACCAATGTGATCCATTATTTCTGTTAATTCTACACCTGAAAGAGCCAGGGTTATGGCACATCCTGACCTAAACCCATGCAATGTTTCATCGTCATCCTGACCCATTTCTTTTAGGTATAATTTAAGTCGGGCCTCTGCAGTTATCGAAGTAAAGGGGGCATCTAAAATTCCACCATTCGGCGTTGTTGGGCGAAATAGATAACCACAAGTAAGGGCAACCTGCATTCTCCGAGCAACATCGACATAATGTTCAATACCTCGAATGGGGCAAATGACTGATTGTGGATTCCTTCTAAATCCAAAAACATTTTGGTCACCATCCCTTAGGGTCTTTCCCCAAATGTGATGGAATAGAAACCAATCATCGTTAGGGAAACGTAAAATTTCAGCTACTTTAACTTGGCCCAAGTCACCAGGCCGATCACCATTAAAGAAAGCGTCTTGAAATACGCCTGGTCCCGAGCAATAATGAAACTTTGTAACGGCGTGACGGATTGCGCCAAGCGCCTTTCTAAGAAAAGGGAAAGCTGGGTAAGTTTGTCAACAAAGAAAGGCGTAGCCTGCCTAGGGGTTACCCTTGCCCTTAGTTGCTCCGCAGTCACCACACGAAGATAATCCTTTACGGATTTATCTGCTTCCTTTTGTCCCATTCACCATCCCTCCCAATAGCATGAAAAAGAGATCTTAGCTTTCCAATATAGGAATCCACAGTATTATAAGATAGCCGGAGGGGACAAGCACAAGTATGTTTACCCCGTTgcccaacaaattgacaacCGTTATGATGGATCTGCGTTCGACCATCCTTATCcttaaaaataagaaaacgaCGTATATCCCGGGGAGATACTTGACCCGGCATAGCTGACAAAAAGGCTTCCAGTTCCTTCCGTAGAGTATTCTTCTGTCTCGAGTAACTAGTCGCTTGATCAAAGTTCAGTAACTGCTGCAACCGTTTGTTAATAGAGTTGAGATCGACCTTTAATGAGCCACTCTTGTTTATTGAGGATAGGATCTTTCTTGTGTAACCACGGTGTTGGCAAAATCTAAAGTCACTATCATCGGCGTGACTACAGACAGGGCAACGTAGAGAGGGTACGAACAACTTTGCCACTAAAGGAAGTTCCTGCCAAATAGGACGAAGGTTCAAAGTGACATATATACAGGTATACTTATTAGGGAGGGAGAGAATTCCTACGGATGAGGTCAACCCAAGTTCATAAAGTGATATGCATCTGAAAGACAACCGAGAATACCCAAAGATCGCCCGGAATTCCGGGATGTGGGATCCAACCCTGAGCCGATGGTATAAGGAGTACATCACCATCTCCAGTAGAGGCCATTTTAAATGCTTTCTTTGCGTAATGGTGTAATAATGGCCACCAATATTTCCACGCGTGAATAAGGTTTTCTGCACGAAGCTAACGAAAGGCTTGCATGACATGTTATTTTTAAACATCTTATGGGGTGGACGGTCAGAATCGTAGTGCACACCTTTAAACGAACctttaaaatgttgaaaaaacggaaaaatagaAACGTAATGTCTGATTCAATCCAAAACATCAGTTTGAGTTGCCATTTCAGGGCATCGTTCTGCCACACCCTCCCAAAACGAGTGGTGAGCGTGAAGTTCCCCAGCTCTAAAATGATTGGGATCTCGGAAGGGTAGTTCATGGACATTCCCAATCACTTCGCCCCGTTCCACACGCGTGACTTTATGTTCCAACTCACGTGCTGTCATCTCGTTGCTAACCACTATGGGTTCCCCCTGGAATCTACCCACTGTATGGCATTTAGCCCAGATTGCTCACGAGTGATGGCTTTATCGAATTCCGTGTCAAATTCCCAAGCCCATGAAAGGGTTTCGTACGGAAAACTACAAGATACGAAGCATTACCCACACAGGTGAAACCCCAAAGTAGTCAGTACTGGATCGGAGGTCTAGCAGCTGCAAGATAAGACGATGCCTCCTGGTCATTGTAGGAGCGATAGCAGTTTCTTGAGCGACAGAATAAGGTAATTTTGGTCAGTGAAAGACAAACAGACTGGTGATTTTGTAGACAAGTATGTTTAACATGAAGACGCCGACGAAAAATTGGACGAGTAAGTATCATTCTCTCCTCGTTTTCTTAGCCTGAAATCGTAATAAGGTGACAGTACGTACGCCCATTTTTTTGCACGGTTGTTTTTTGAGTGTATGTATTTGAAACTTGAGCAGCGCATAAGAATAAGACTGTGGGCTGGTGAGTTTGGGAACCAGTAATCCTGGGAGGGTAACTAGAGACCCTGTTTTCAAAGCTTTCAAGACTCTGAGACTATCGAGCTAAGTACTGAGGGGTAAAGAAAATCATTCACACAAGACTTATTCAACTCAAGATGCATTTATTAATCAAATCAGACAGCATATAGAAATTATGCCAGAAAGTCCTCCGACTGTGGCAAAAAGACCACTCGTTACTTCGTGGCTGGCTGAGACGCTCCACCCTTCCCCTGCCTGGCGAGATCTCTTTTCCTGGTATTACACCATCTCTTGAAGTGGCCTTGCTTACCACAGTAAAAACAACTTAAGGCCTGCTCTGGATTCCTTGGGATATCGCGCGAATTGCGTCGCCGATTTCCCCTGTAATAAGGGGATATAGCGGTGGCCCCGTCACGACTCCTCGGGCGATAGTGCTTCTCCACCTTTGTCACGCATTCAAAGATTTTTCGTGATCTTTGTCGCCCAAAAGGCGAAGGACGAGACTCCTAAACTGGTCAGTGGGTACATCCAACCTGCCGCGCACCGTCTGGTAAGCCAAGCGGTAAAAAATTCTGTCGCTCGTGCTTGGTATCCTGGGCAGTATGCTGCAGCGACTCCAGCATTTCCAGGGCTTCATACTTATTAAAGTCGGACAATGGGGGAGATGCATAGTCCATAATCTTTTTCAGAGAGCTCTCCACAGACAACTTAGTCATGGTTTCCATGGTCTGGGTCCTTCAGTCTTTAAAGCAAGAGAAGGGATTCGAGTGAACAAACACGCCTCGACTCAACACAATTCATAACTATCACAAATTGGCTACACACGGCGAGTGCACATTCCGTAAAGAAATAGTTTTGGTGAGCAAAACTCACCCCCGTGACTACACACGGCGTATATATAGGAATATACCCGGCGAGTCCTCGCTCCCGTGACTGCACACGGCGTATACATATTCCCTAAAGGAATAATCCTGGTGAGGAAAACTCACCTCCGTGACTACACACGGCCTTTATATTCCATATAGGAATATACCCGGCGAACCCTCGCCCTCATGAATACACATGGCGTATGAATATTCCGAAAAGCAATAATCCTGGTGAAAGAACTCACCCCCGTAAGTACACACGACGTGTATATATTCCGTAGGAATATACCCGGCGAATCCTCGCCCCCGTGGCTACACACGGTGTATATATCTTTCATAGAGGAACGGTCCTGGTGAATGAACTCACCCCCGTGACTACACACGACGTGTATATATTCCGTAGGAATATACCCGGCGAATTCTCGCCCCCGTGGCTACACACGGTGAATTCATATTCCGTAAAGAAATAATCCTTGTGAGAAGCTGGTACGCAACATAAATCATAACCAGACCCATAATATGTGACCAAAAAGCGAAGCAACCAGAAAATCCAATAAGGACAAAAAAGGGATACCGAAATTTACCTCGAGTTCGTCCTGTGCGTTGGCAACATTAACTTGAACGGGTTGTGGAGCTGGCGCCGGAGGATTCATCGCTTGTGGAGCTTGTGGAACTTGTGCAacttgtggggggggggggggttactaATGGCTGTGAAAATTGTACTCCCGGCGCTGGAACCTCAGCCATAACTGCAGAATTCGAGTGGGTCAAAAGAAAAACCAAGGAGAGAGATCCTTCCTTCACTGCTCCGCTGGCTGATGCTAAGCACGAAAGGAGTGTTATCCCACATGAAATCAGTACTTATAGTCTCATAGCACCCTTGTGTACACGCCTGCATGCACTGAATCGACAGGGATGTGTTAATTTCATGTATTTCAGTTTCGCATATAATTATGAGTGTCATGAATAGTGATTTAATCTGCCAAAAAAGTGtttagcccccctccccctcccccccccagcCCCACCCCCTGCGCAGTCCCTGCAGTTCAGTTGCTCTTCTTCGTCCAGTTAGATTACTTAAGTCAACCAATTCTTACAAGTTATATGTAGTTAAATTATCATATACCAGATGTAGGGAAAGCTTTAAAGAGTACCTTCTGGAAACAAGGGTGGATCATAAATTGTACGGTCCTCATTGTTTAAGGTCTGGTGGAGCCACCTCTGCCGGTAGTTACATTCCTAATCTTTCAGAATGGGTACTCGTAGCTTCACGGACGGTAGAAGTCCGATACTGCGAAAGATATGTATATTCTCGAAGATGTTTACAAGCGTTTACAAGTAACTAGTCAGCTTGGAGTGTAAATTACCATTTATTTACTTCCATTCAGTTTGTGTTATTGTGATCGTTGGTGTGACTCTTGAATAAACGTCAGTTGGACTGCATGAGCATCCAACCATCAAGTTGTTATATTTAGTTATGTTTTTTAAAGGggaaaataatttacgttcggCTGAGCgtagcgaattagaacgtaacaacaattacatcatgtaaatctaaaactatccttttaattctcacattgtcacgtttaaTATACATTTCGTTATTactagcataattagcactttttcctacttataaattcaacttctaacgctttgtacattcatcaactgaagatgacagacgTTTATGTCGAAACGGGTCTTAtaaacttaaaagttttgtcgtcTTCTTTAAAGTTCTAACTTGCCTGCTAATATCAAGATCCTTTCAAAATAAGCTATGTTGATTAGAACTTGAGTTTctataattatttataaatgaCTTGCTCTTCGCAACATATTATCAAGTGGAAATGGAATCGTTGTTGAACTATCTGCCCTTGGAATTCCTCGATTAACGGCTGAAACGATCAGAATCAAGAGAAAATCAGTTGGAAATGGAAATCTTAAACTCCTCCTTCATTTTTTGTGCCGAGATATGTTGCCTGGCACggtaaacaacaacaaccataTTTGGGTCAGCTCACTTACCTTTGCCATGGTAAGCGCCATTAATCATAGCCACAAACCCATGTTTTGACCCTCAAAATGGATAATGTATGTGTGTATACCTCTCACATAAATCATGGTCAGTCAGTTGTAATGAAATTCCACCTCAGGGGAGACCTATGCCTCTAATTACTAAAGGATGTTTCAAAACTGCTTTGACTTttatgaacaaagaaaaaatgttgGCATTacattcctttttttctccgtAACtaaatttgcaacagagattaTGCGGTTATTATGGGTCTTAAATATAAGAAAACTAACTTGAAGAAAGTCATATTTTGACAACAGGTGATAAATAAATTTGATggaaattgtaaaaatattccaaattaattcatttttacatttaaatATTTCActctcaaaatgttttaaagcaTATGGTCAAACTttcaaattatttattattattattattattattattatttttattgttgttattattactatataaacaccaatgaaataccacaAACGACATCTTGTATTTGCGACGCAGAATTGTCTTCCCCTTAATTTCGCACAATAACAAATCCTCCTTGAATCGGCGACATGCTTTAGTATTATGAAATTCGCGTCTACTGAGCTTGAAATCCAGGAACTTGGGGAAGAATCGAAACAACTTGCATTTTTGTAGAAAGCCAATATCCAGGGTAACTTTCTTGAAACGTGAAAGATCTCTTTCGTAGTTTCTAACCAATTTAAGCGTCTTCTGGACAtgacgtcaagtataaaatgaaaatgtttccaacagctgtttgttttcttttcctgctgaaatATCGACCCTGTATATTCTTGATGTGTATTCGGCTCGAATGGCGGCGTTGGGAGGGTTGGAGATAGAGATGTAAACATCCGGTCAGCAGTCTGTTCCCACTCGCTTCTGTCCCGCAAAACAATTTTCTCGGCTTTTCAATGACGTATTACAAAATTTCCCCTCAATTTTAGCCAAATACTTTATTCGGGATCGTCATATGCATAAGTTTGCTTGGCATGGTGAAGGTGGTACATTCAATGTAACATGTAACATGTAAATGGGTCAACTTCATTTCGGAAGAGACTGAAAACGTCATAACTATGTCTCAGGCTTTCAGTCTTGTCAATAGTGTTCTGTTAAGTCAAGTGGATGCGGACAGACAAATTCATCATTACCTGTGCCCGGAAGAGAATGTTAATTTAACTTGGCTACAAGGGAAATCCATCGATTTGGTCGCGAAAAAGCGAGCGAAGACGCCAGACAGACCTAAAGTGTAAAAATTGCAAGGAATTACGCCATGTGTTTAAGTGATAATTTATTATATGAacgcagaaacccataagggttgaaatgtgtaacggccccttgtgtgctgggaaacaagcttctgaatattcgatttgctttAGTACCATAtatggaacaacaagagagaaatattcaaccaatcagttggcaagaacaccgtgacgcaataccaccaatgttctcgcgcgaacttaactggagcgaggggtttccaaactctgtggtacttagcactgacaAGAGACTATCaggtgagagaacacatccccgtgccctatgataatctttttcaatcttttttaaGCTTCGAGCCACGCTGGGAAAGTTATTTCTAGTTTCGTCCCCATGGCCGCGCGGTCCATGGTCAGAGGATCAGATGTCATTGTGAAGAAACTTGCGAAGACTTTTCTCGCCGTCGCATAATCCAAAGAAAtcctaaatcaaaatttgaagatttttcgAAGCTCGAAATTTCAACATCTTCCTCAAAAGTGCTCGCATCCCTCCTTTCTGCTGATCACCTTCATCGGATTCAGCTATCTACAGCATGGACCAGTTTTCTCTACGTGGACGGGAACTTTTACCACTCttttcaaattcaaagttttcagATTTATCGACAAACTTGATATCTACTAAAGACGCCATGTACTCAAAGTAGAACAGCAAAGcggtcattacgtcattacaattgaccaatcaggtgtctttcCTAAAACAGCCTCGCAGCTTGACTACGAGCTAaaattagattgaaaaagattatcatgggAAGAGccccatgtatgggggatgtgtTCTGTTACTCTCATAGTCTCTTGGCACtaaatattcggaagctgtgaatgcGCGTTACACAtgtcaacccttatgggtttatGATAAAcgccaatgaaataccaaatcatttcacaaaaggcatcgaaaggggcgattttcatatgtaatcatagcaacagtgatctttttaTCTTCGCGTGTAaaaatatcatgttttcgcgcgaaagctcacctggtatttcattggtgtttaaataataataaaaaatactttgagagtttgatttaaatgtaaaaatgacttaattttgaattttttacaaTTCCCGTCAAATTCAGTTATCACGTGTTGTCAAAATATGACTTTCCCCAAGTAATTTTCAACATGGGTTTGTGGCTGTCATGGTTAATGGCGCTTACCATGGCAAAGGTAAGTGAGCTGAACCAAATatggttgtttttgttgtcctGCCAGGTTGCCACCGACATCGTAACATCGCTGTGTAAAATGACAACTGCTATGAGAGGCTGTAGGTTACGTGGCTTTTGGAGAACGCTTGCTTTTAGCTGCATTTTGCTTTCGACCCTCGTCATCATGACCGATATTTGCTTGTTAAACAGAGGAAAATGTTTTGAAGGTCTTGGAGTGTCAAACATGGTGTCAATGCTACAACGACTTTCATTCCCCGATTCCTCGAATACCTTCGACGACAAGGAGAACGTTCATTACTTACAAGGGCGATTGAACCAGCATGTTTGGGAAAGTCACTGTCTGAAGACACTTGAAAGTCTCTGTAGTTTTCCAATTTTTCCAAAAGGGCCAGATCGACGAAATCTAATCAACCGAACAGAAATAATAGAACTGAAAGATACCCCTACTGATGCTCATCGCCTGTTTGGCTTCATACTTCCAAGTCTAACTGGAGAATATCAATTTGCCGTGGCATCTAACGGTGATGCTGAAATTTGGCTGAGCAGGAGTAAGAACTGGAGATCAGCTGAACGGATCGCTTTTATAAAATCGTACCATGGAAATTTCATAGCCACTGGACTCCAAGTCGTTTATAATCTTTCTGAGACACAGATCTCATCGGGAATTCACTTACAAGCCAGAAACAGATACTATTTTGAGATATTATATTCCTTAGGCACTCGTAACATGGACGAATATTTTGTTCAAGTTGCTTGGAAACGACCCCAAGAACTCCATTTTAAAGTCATCGAAGGCGATTATTTGCTCCTTTTCAAAAATGAAAGTAGTGAAATGGGAACGTACGAGATTTTTGACGATAAATTACCAGATACGAAGGCGTGCAACAAAAACGCCGCGAGTCATCGATACGGAAACAAACATATGACGGCAGATCAAGAAATTATATCTTTCTTAGAACACACAGCTGTGAGCAAAGCGCTCCCCTTCTGCAAATATCAACCGAGTTATGTTCCAGATCTCGCAAATTTAAAAGGCTTTCGACGGTATGATGGGATATCACGTTACGTTCAGAAAACATATACCTTTCCAATTTCCATTGCCGAGGGTGTTGTACGAAACTGGCGCTTAACCCGTCACTTTGCTGAATTTCGATTGGAGGAGGAAGAGGTTTGGTCAATCGTTGAAGAATACATGAATTCACTAAAAGTGATTTATTCTGGGTAAGTTCATTATTCCAACACATAACTTTGTCTTCCATCAGAATCATGTCAATGTATGAGACAGCCTCGATCTCGGTGTTGCTATTTATTTTCGTGGTCAGTTAAAGTTCGGCcgaattaagttcgacgtttgactcaacaggcgaacttaactagtttgggtcgacctaaagtgtaattaggttcggctcatgtgaagtacggcgtttaacccgggcctTAGACCTAAGACCGGTCTTAGTTTTCGTGATTACGAAAATTAAGACCCCGTAAATGTCTGATCTCTAATGTTAATTTCGCTTTAATTTCGCACTTTAGAGGGGTtgttttgactgcttaacctACACATTACCAGTTGAATTGATAGCACTGTAGGTCAATGGAAGATGAATAATTTTCAGCGAGACTTTCTTACAGTTATGAGCCACGTTCGAGCCGACCGAAATAAATTCAACATGCCGTTTTACGCCACGACCTAGATAAGTGTGACAGTCCGTTTCTTTCGGATTTTAAGGTTTTATTTCGGGGTAAAATGACAGGGTCTTAGTTTTTGTAACACCCCGTAATAATCTGGCCCATAATGTTATATTTTGCCAATTCCGCACTTTAGCGGCGTTTTTTGACTGCTTTACCAGTACAACCAGTTTATCACACTGTAGCCACAAATAGAAGATCGGTAATTTccaagcccggtttacactacagaaaatttttggcacggctcggcTTAAATTGGCACGGGTTCCAAAAAAAgggttcggctcggataaaatttgcagtgtaaacaacctgtccttaccaaatttcatccgtgccgaaccaaaatttTTACCCTTGCTcggaccttcggcgaggtagtccgagcacgggtgaaAATGGTGCGGGTGCTGAGAAAAGCGGCACGGTTCGGAACACTTTACCGGGCCAACGTTGAGCTTTAATTCATACGGGCTAGGGGCTTTTTTGCgtacatttcaagatggcgccTCATTCCCCACCAAAATCTTGATTATAgttgaactgcgcatgtctccAACAGCAGTTACGtgggcccaaaaattttggtacTGTATTTTTGGTACGGTAAACATGGTTTAgtgtaaacaaaaatttggttgtaTCAACGGaattgatgatgtaaattggccaccgtacagagattctaaaagctgacgtttagagcgttagcccttcgtcagagcgaatcgaggaattatggattacgtgtagtttttatagtagagtaggagctacgctattggtggtaacatggcaacgtgaaaaataggaatatattagttaaatgaaaagcgttcgttaataccctgaggattaagggtgccgatttggaagatgaatttttgctcCACATTCTTgaggctttccgtcgtacctagatgtagggaaagaccgcagatagccatgtgttttttggagtggttagggagattaaaatgacgagcgactggcttagatgcatctttgtcattcttctcaacatcgcgaaggtgttcgaggaatcggtcacctagtcgtctacctgtctcaccaatgtataatttattgcataacgtacaggttatgcaataaattacctctgcaaatgtcatttattgcataacctgtacgttatgcaataaattatacattggcgagacaggtagacgactaggtgaccgattccgtgaacaccttcgcgatgttgagaagaatgacaaagatgcatctaagccagtcgctcgtcattttaatctccctaaccactccaaaaaacacatggctatctgcggcctttcccttcATCTAGGtgcgacggaaagccgcaagaatctggaacacaaattcatcttccaaattggcacccttaatcctcacggtattaacgagcgcttttcatttaactaatatattcctatttttcacgttgccatgttaccaccaatagcgtagctcctactctactataaaaactacacctAACCCAtaaattcctcgattcgctctcacgaagggctaacgctcgaaacgtcagcttttagaatctctgtacggtgaccaatttacattatcaactccgttgatacaaccaaatttttgtatactacttccccaccgacgcagcaccacagtttctttagaaactacacccttcattcatttagtgtaaacaaagtttgctgaGCTCTTTTTTGGCACtcgtgccaatttcacacgagccttgccaaaaaatttctgtagtgtaaactgGGCTGTAGTCTGAGAacgggtgaaaatggtacgggtgctgagAAAATcggcacggttcggatagaacaagtagtgtaaacactttaacgggccaaatttgagccttaaatcatataggctagcggctcattctccaccaaaatcacgcggacgttcttgattgtagttgaactgcgcatgtctccAAGAGAAGTTATGTGGGCCCAAAAATGTTGGTACGGTATTTTTGGaacggtaaaaatggtgtagtgtaaacaaagtttgctgaGCTCTTAGTTTGgtacccgtgccaatttcacacgagccgtgccAAACATTTTTTGTGGTGTAAACCGGGCTCCAGTTTGACTTTCTTACAGTTATGGGCCGCATGAAGCCGAACGAAATAAATTCAACGT includes these proteins:
- the LOC138044796 gene encoding uncharacterized protein: MTTAMRGCRLRGFWRTLAFSCILLSTLVIMTDICLLNRGKCFEGLGVSNMVSMLQRLSFPDSSNTFDDKENVHYLQGRLNQHVWESHCLKTLESLCSFPIFPKGPDRRNLINRTEIIELKDTPTDAHRLFGFILPSLTGEYQFAVASNGDAEIWLSRSKNWRSAERIAFIKSYHGNFIATGLQVVYNLSETQISSGIHLQARNRYYFEILYSLGTRNMDEYFVQVAWKRPQELHFKVIEGDYLLLFKNESSEMGTYEIFDDKLPDTKACNKNAASHRYGNKHMTADQEIISFLEHTAVSKALPFCKYQPSYVPDLANLKGFRRYDGISRYVQKTYTFPISIAEGVVRNWRLTRHFAEFRLEEEEVWSIVEEYMNSLKVIYSGRYNLKSIRRVEKKEDSVKGVRYFIEAVITDLMTGKTYILSEYVFRPKSKNPPLCYPEGLQWNRTADVYLILTAKNHGRWIHHFIKNMEKIVQQTKDEHLHVVIYDFDSPGINLTEAFQRTTLENYHFIRKPGKYSRTISFIEAIDSIKDPNAIIVTIDLHLDIGSQFIDDIRKHCLKGKTVYAPAIVFLKCGGSSSKPKGFWYDHSYGTIAMYKEDWVNIGGFSDSFRRKTTWGGEDWDLIDSSVKGGLEIERKRSPWVYHYHHTKKGMWGN